A genome region from Candidatus Limnocylindria bacterium includes the following:
- a CDS encoding phosphotransferase has translation MFDELLDRWDLPRPRELTRASWGFSNETWFVRSEAGEHVLRLYVQKRSEAIRFEHEILRKLAAAELTFRVPKPLETDAGDTLAIEIDSARQAALYRRIEGEHLDDDDVAGVAKAAAAFASLDMALESIDRIDIAAPPFSGDLRAVHPAITDLAQIEVIAGAAGRDFVESAAENATAIYRSLPMQLIHGDFAFGNVLVRTGRVRGVLDFEYAGRNIRALELAGMLRNVLAKGHRERLWQPVLHGYLRTLSLDPAEVAALPVLVMFQSAIILVWLAGRVVEGDSPPKLIAENLEQALSIRSWVVANTAPLLAEALDASA, from the coding sequence ATGTTCGACGAGCTCCTGGACCGTTGGGACCTCCCGCGTCCGCGTGAACTCACGCGTGCGAGCTGGGGCTTCAGCAACGAGACGTGGTTCGTTCGCAGCGAGGCCGGCGAGCACGTCCTGCGCCTGTACGTCCAAAAGCGCTCCGAGGCGATCCGGTTCGAGCACGAGATCCTGCGCAAGCTCGCCGCCGCCGAGCTGACGTTCAGGGTCCCGAAGCCTCTCGAGACGGACGCTGGAGACACGCTCGCGATCGAGATCGACTCAGCCCGCCAAGCCGCGCTCTACCGCCGGATCGAGGGCGAGCATCTCGACGACGACGACGTGGCTGGAGTCGCCAAGGCCGCGGCTGCATTCGCCTCCCTGGATATGGCGCTCGAGTCGATCGACCGCATCGACATCGCCGCGCCGCCCTTCTCGGGCGACCTTCGCGCCGTCCACCCGGCGATCACCGATCTCGCGCAGATCGAGGTGATCGCGGGCGCGGCTGGAAGGGACTTCGTCGAATCGGCCGCGGAGAACGCGACGGCCATCTATCGCTCGCTACCGATGCAGCTGATCCACGGCGACTTCGCGTTCGGCAACGTGCTCGTCCGGACCGGCCGCGTCCGCGGGGTGCTGGACTTCGAATACGCGGGTCGGAACATACGCGCGCTCGAGCTCGCCGGGATGCTGAGGAACGTCCTCGCGAAAGGCCACCGGGAGCGCTTATGGCAGCCGGTCCTGCATGGCTACCTCAGAACGCTGTCGCTCGATCCCGCCGAGGTCGCGGCGTTGCCGGTGCTCGTGATGTTCCAGTCAGCCATCATCCTGGTCTGGCTCGCGGGCCGCGTGGTCGAGGGTGATAGCCCACCGAAGCTAATCGCTGAGAACCTCGAGCAAGCCCTCTCGATCAGGAGCTGGGTCGTGGCGAACACTGCGCCACTACTCGCGGAAGCGCTGGACGCAAGCGCCTAA